The Paenibacillus sp. FSL R7-0204 genome includes a region encoding these proteins:
- a CDS encoding aldo/keto reductase → MSEMNAPFTGGPTLNDGVTMPWLGLGVWQTKDGDEVIRAVKSAVETGYRSIDTAAGYNNEEGVGQAIRECGVPREELFITTKVRNPDQGYESTLKAFEVSRKKLGLEQVDLYLIHWPVAGKYKETWKALIHLQKEGLVKSIGVSNFQPHHLEDIIEDSGVVPVVDQVEFHPLLTQRELLKYAREHDIQLEAWSPLMQGNLDLPLLKELAERYGKTVAQIVLRWDLQQGVITIPKSVHPERIIENAGFFDFTLSDEDVKAIEELNQNHRFGPDPDNFNF, encoded by the coding sequence ATGAGTGAAATGAACGCACCATTTACAGGCGGGCCTACCTTGAACGATGGAGTAACTATGCCGTGGCTGGGTCTTGGCGTATGGCAGACCAAGGATGGCGATGAGGTTATCCGCGCGGTGAAGTCTGCGGTGGAGACGGGGTATCGCAGTATTGATACGGCTGCCGGCTATAACAATGAAGAGGGTGTGGGGCAGGCGATCCGTGAATGCGGAGTCCCCCGGGAAGAGCTGTTTATTACCACCAAGGTCCGCAACCCGGATCAGGGGTATGAATCGACATTGAAGGCCTTTGAAGTCAGCCGCAAGAAGCTGGGTCTGGAGCAGGTAGATTTGTACTTGATTCACTGGCCGGTGGCCGGCAAATATAAAGAAACCTGGAAAGCGCTGATCCATCTGCAAAAGGAAGGGCTGGTCAAATCCATCGGGGTGAGCAACTTCCAGCCGCATCATCTGGAGGATATCATCGAGGACAGCGGCGTGGTGCCGGTGGTGGACCAGGTGGAATTCCATCCGCTGCTGACCCAGCGTGAATTACTGAAGTATGCAAGGGAGCATGATATCCAGCTGGAAGCCTGGAGTCCGCTTATGCAGGGTAATCTGGATCTGCCGCTGCTCAAGGAACTGGCAGAGCGGTACGGCAAGACAGTTGCACAGATTGTTCTGCGCTGGGATCTGCAGCAGGGCGTCATCACCATTCCGAAGTCGGTCCATCCGGAGCGGATCATCGAGAACGCCGGATTCTTCGACTTCACACTCAGCGATGAGGATGTTAAAGCCATCGAGGAGCTGAATCAGAACCACCGCTTCGGCCCGGACCCGGATAATTTCAATTTCTAA
- a CDS encoding XTP/dITP diphosphatase, producing the protein MKSGSGILIVATKNKGKVREFQHAFAPLGLTVKSMYDYPDLPDVVEDGATFAENAFKKSRAVGDALGLPVLADDSGLCVEALDGSPGVYSARYAGEAADDEANNLKLMSELERLKQGEDTGQPLLSPARFVCALSLYDPADGREWTAEGTVEGWITSEPAGAGGFGYDPLFYLPEYEKTMAELTLEEKQSISHRGTALRRLTEKLAAAQSGGK; encoded by the coding sequence ATGAAGTCCGGCAGCGGAATTCTGATTGTCGCGACGAAGAACAAAGGCAAGGTGCGGGAGTTCCAGCATGCCTTTGCTCCCTTGGGACTTACGGTCAAAAGCATGTATGACTACCCGGATCTGCCGGATGTGGTCGAGGACGGGGCCACTTTTGCCGAGAATGCCTTCAAGAAATCCCGCGCTGTAGGGGACGCTCTTGGACTGCCGGTGCTGGCAGACGATTCCGGTCTCTGTGTAGAGGCGCTGGACGGAAGCCCCGGCGTATACTCGGCCCGTTATGCCGGCGAGGCGGCGGATGATGAGGCGAATAACCTGAAGCTGATGAGCGAGCTGGAGCGGCTGAAGCAGGGTGAGGATACCGGACAGCCGCTGCTGAGTCCTGCCCGGTTCGTCTGTGCCCTGTCGCTCTATGATCCGGCGGACGGCCGGGAATGGACGGCTGAGGGTACGGTCGAAGGCTGGATTACCTCGGAGCCTGCGGGTGCCGGCGGTTTCGGTTATGACCCGCTGTTCTATCTCCCGGAATACGAGAAGACGATGGCTGAGCTGACGCTTGAGGAGAAGCAGTCGATCAGCCACCGCGGGACGGCGCTGCGGCGTCTGACCGAGAAGCTTGCTGCTGCGCAGAGCGGCGGTAAATAG
- a CDS encoding SPFH domain-containing protein has product MELIIIGIIIVVVVVFIAMTIKIVPQQRVGVVERLGKFHRLLTPGLNILIPVIDQVRVYHDLRIQQANVPPQTVITKDNVQVQIDTIIFYQVVGPEEATYGISDYVYGVRNISTATMRQIIGKLELDETLSGREKISSDIRLALDEATEKWGVRIERVEVIDIKPPLDIQEAMDKQMKAERSKRAIVLEAEAAKQDMILRAEGDKQSKILKAEGDKEARIRQAEGLGQAQELEALGQAKAIEAVAMAEKARIAMIASAGLDERVLAYQSFEALTDISKGPANKIFLPTSAVETLGSLGAIAEVFKASKEGK; this is encoded by the coding sequence ATGGAATTGATAATTATCGGAATTATTATTGTTGTTGTCGTAGTATTTATCGCAATGACGATCAAGATTGTCCCGCAGCAAAGAGTTGGGGTTGTAGAGCGTCTGGGTAAATTCCACCGGCTGCTCACACCAGGTCTGAATATTCTCATTCCGGTCATTGATCAGGTGCGGGTCTATCATGACCTGCGGATTCAACAGGCGAATGTACCGCCGCAGACGGTAATCACGAAGGATAACGTACAGGTGCAGATCGATACGATTATCTTCTATCAGGTAGTGGGTCCGGAAGAAGCAACGTACGGAATCTCCGATTATGTGTATGGGGTACGGAATATCTCCACAGCCACCATGCGTCAGATTATCGGTAAGCTGGAGCTGGATGAAACTTTGTCCGGCCGTGAAAAAATCTCCTCCGACATCCGTCTCGCGCTGGATGAAGCGACAGAGAAGTGGGGCGTGCGCATTGAGCGTGTTGAAGTGATCGACATCAAGCCGCCGCTTGATATTCAGGAGGCCATGGACAAACAGATGAAGGCAGAACGCAGCAAGCGTGCGATTGTCCTGGAGGCGGAAGCCGCCAAGCAGGATATGATCCTCCGTGCCGAAGGGGATAAGCAGAGTAAAATCCTGAAGGCTGAAGGGGATAAGGAAGCACGTATCCGTCAGGCGGAAGGTCTCGGTCAGGCGCAGGAGCTGGAAGCCCTCGGCCAGGCCAAGGCGATCGAAGCAGTGGCGATGGCGGAGAAGGCCCGGATTGCCATGATTGCCAGCGCAGGACTGGATGAAAGAGTGCTGGCTTATCAATCCTTTGAAGCCTTGACTGACATCTCTAAGGGACCAGCGAACAAGATATTCCTGCCAACCAGTGCGGTGGAGACGCTGGGCAGCCTGGGCGCAATTGCCGAAGTATTCAAGGCCAGCAAAGAAGGCAAATAA
- the nikB gene encoding nickel ABC transporter permease, which yields MELNAIIRTLLQRLLQLIPVLLGISVITFALMHLTPGDPAEIMLRADGIKPTYEAIEATRHALGLDGPVYMQYVHWLYRVLHLDLGISYSSNRPVFTELMNRFPATALLSGCSLLAAILIALPMGVGSALYPGKWFDRLGRVCALFSVSMPGYWLGLLLIYYVSVKLKLLPVTGMDGVSSVILPAFTLGFGMAGVYIRLIRSSLLEVLGTLYIKAARAKGLQEWRVITRHALRNALLPSLTLLGVNIAGLLGGSVVVETIFSWPGIGKYVIEAIFAKDYIVIQGYVLWMAVVVVLINLAVDALHLMLDPRIRLR from the coding sequence GTGGAGTTGAATGCCATTATACGAACTTTGTTGCAACGCTTATTGCAGCTCATTCCTGTGCTGCTAGGCATCTCCGTCATAACCTTTGCGCTGATGCACCTGACCCCAGGTGATCCTGCAGAGATTATGCTGCGTGCTGACGGTATTAAGCCTACATATGAAGCTATTGAGGCGACCAGACATGCACTGGGTCTGGATGGACCTGTATATATGCAGTATGTTCATTGGTTGTACCGTGTGCTCCACCTCGATTTGGGCATATCCTACAGCAGCAATCGTCCGGTATTCACAGAGCTGATGAATCGTTTCCCGGCTACTGCGCTATTGAGCGGCTGTTCCTTATTGGCTGCTATTCTTATAGCTCTGCCTATGGGTGTAGGCTCTGCATTATATCCGGGGAAATGGTTTGACCGGCTGGGAAGAGTATGTGCTCTGTTTAGCGTATCCATGCCAGGCTACTGGCTGGGTCTGCTCCTGATTTATTATGTTTCAGTGAAGCTGAAGCTATTACCTGTAACAGGAATGGATGGGGTCTCCAGTGTCATTTTGCCTGCATTTACACTTGGGTTTGGCATGGCGGGGGTGTACATCCGTTTGATTCGTTCCAGTCTGCTGGAGGTTCTGGGTACGCTCTACATCAAGGCGGCGAGGGCCAAGGGGCTGCAGGAATGGAGAGTCATCACCAGACATGCGCTTCGTAATGCACTTCTTCCGAGTCTTACCTTACTTGGGGTTAACATAGCAGGGCTTCTCGGCGGTTCTGTGGTCGTAGAGACTATATTTTCCTGGCCGGGGATCGGAAAGTATGTGATTGAGGCGATTTTTGCAAAAGACTATATTGTTATTCAGGGTTATGTATTATGGATGGCTGTCGTCGTTGTTCTGATTAACCTGGCAGTAGATGCACTGCATCTGATGCTGGACCCGCGAATCAGGCTGCGGTGA
- a CDS encoding glycosyl hydrolase family 18 protein, with translation MAFIKSKSFVLGLAAVLFLTLFSAFGANSRTVQAAGDYKIVGYYASWAAYGRAYNVTDIDPGKMNVINYAFADICWNGIHGNPDPTGPNPVTWSCQNEQGQAISVPNGTVVLGDPWIDAQKSFGDDKWDDPIKGNLKQLWKLKEKNPNLKTMISVGGWTWSNRFSDVAATAATREVFASSSVDFIRKYKMDGVDLDWEYPVSGGLAGNSYRPEDKQNYILLLQKIREKLNAAGAADGKTYLLTIASGAGPTYIQNNNLSGIASVVDWINIMTYDFNGSWNPTTGHNAPLYYDPAAASSGLTEPANYNIDKAVTSYLSAGVPANKLVLGMPFYGRGWGGAPAAGNGQYQVSAGISQTGTWEKGNYDFSDLEANYINKNGYTRYWNNTSKVPYLYNPSNQTFISYDDTESIGYKASYLKSKGLAGAMFWETSGDRNKTLQTKLSSELGGGVVTPTATPVPTATVQPSATPTATVAPTATVKPSATPTATVKPSATPTATVAPTATPGQCTAAAWSSTAVYTQGQQVSYGGLIYQAQWWTQGDRPDLSGAFGVWRVTGTCGNATPQPTATPLPTVSPSATPTVAPTSTPAVTPAPSATPGAAAWKAGTAYSVGSIVTYSGQSYTCLQAHTSLAGWEPNVTPALWKLN, from the coding sequence ATGGCCTTTATCAAAAGCAAATCCTTTGTGCTTGGCTTGGCGGCAGTCCTTTTCCTTACTCTTTTTTCGGCTTTTGGTGCAAATAGCAGAACTGTTCAGGCAGCAGGTGACTACAAGATTGTCGGCTACTATGCTTCATGGGCCGCCTACGGGCGGGCTTATAATGTAACGGATATCGATCCCGGCAAAATGAATGTCATCAACTATGCCTTTGCCGACATCTGCTGGAACGGAATACACGGCAATCCCGACCCGACCGGGCCGAATCCGGTCACCTGGTCCTGCCAGAACGAGCAGGGGCAGGCGATCAGCGTGCCCAATGGCACCGTAGTGCTGGGCGATCCCTGGATCGATGCCCAGAAAAGCTTTGGCGATGACAAATGGGATGACCCGATCAAAGGGAATCTGAAGCAGCTCTGGAAGCTGAAGGAGAAGAATCCGAATCTGAAGACGATGATCTCTGTCGGGGGCTGGACCTGGTCCAACCGCTTCTCGGATGTAGCTGCCACAGCGGCAACCCGTGAGGTGTTCGCGAGCTCCTCCGTGGATTTCATCCGCAAATACAAGATGGACGGTGTCGATTTGGACTGGGAGTACCCGGTCAGCGGCGGGCTTGCGGGCAATAGCTACCGCCCTGAGGATAAGCAGAACTACATCCTGCTGCTCCAAAAGATCCGGGAAAAGCTGAATGCAGCCGGGGCTGCCGACGGCAAAACGTATCTCCTGACCATTGCCTCGGGTGCAGGTCCCACTTACATCCAGAATAACAATCTCAGCGGAATCGCTTCTGTGGTGGACTGGATCAACATTATGACCTATGACTTCAACGGCAGCTGGAATCCCACTACCGGTCACAATGCGCCGCTGTATTATGATCCGGCAGCCGCTTCATCAGGGTTGACTGAGCCGGCAAACTATAACATCGACAAGGCGGTGACCAGCTATCTGAGTGCAGGCGTACCGGCTAATAAGCTGGTGCTCGGCATGCCGTTCTACGGCCGTGGCTGGGGAGGTGCCCCTGCTGCGGGCAACGGGCAATATCAGGTGTCTGCCGGGATCTCCCAGACCGGAACCTGGGAGAAGGGCAACTACGATTTCAGTGATCTGGAAGCCAATTATATCAATAAGAACGGGTACACCCGCTACTGGAACAACACCTCCAAGGTCCCTTATCTCTACAACCCGTCCAACCAGACCTTCATCAGCTATGATGATACCGAATCCATCGGGTACAAGGCCAGCTATCTCAAGAGCAAAGGCCTCGCCGGGGCCATGTTCTGGGAGACCAGCGGAGACCGCAACAAGACGCTGCAGACCAAGCTCAGTTCAGAGCTGGGCGGCGGGGTGGTGACACCAACAGCTACGCCGGTGCCGACCGCGACGGTACAGCCATCGGCCACGCCAACAGCAACAGTCGCACCGACAGCAACGGTGAAGCCATCCGCCACGCCGACCGCGACAGTGAAGCCGTCAGCAACACCTACGGCAACAGTGGCACCGACGGCCACACCAGGTCAATGCACGGCTGCCGCGTGGAGTTCCACCGCTGTCTACACACAGGGTCAGCAAGTCTCCTATGGCGGGCTGATCTATCAGGCCCAGTGGTGGACGCAGGGAGACCGGCCGGATCTCAGCGGTGCCTTCGGGGTGTGGCGGGTGACCGGTACCTGCGGTAACGCTACTCCGCAGCCGACAGCTACGCCACTCCCGACAGTAAGCCCTTCGGCTACGCCGACAGTAGCGCCAACGTCTACGCCGGCAGTGACACCAGCGCCTTCAGCTACCCCAGGCGCTGCTGCCTGGAAAGCAGGCACTGCTTATAGTGTCGGCAGTATCGTAACTTACAGCGGGCAATCCTACACCTGCTTGCAGGCGCATACCTCACTAGCCGGCTGGGAGCCGAATGTCACTCCTGCGCTCTGGAAGCTGAACTAA
- a CDS encoding cupin domain-containing protein, with protein MTQKEISPLVETLGLQPHVEGGWYKRLWNSPFEIPQDTLGEAYSGPRASASSIYFLLHADESSDWHTVLSSEIWLYHSGSPIVLSLGGNGAEPENVTEVILGLDIAAGQQPQVVIPPGVWQAARPLGEEPALVSCIVSPEFHFDDFKLIDKK; from the coding sequence GTGACGCAAAAAGAGATTTCCCCGCTCGTAGAGACCCTGGGGCTGCAGCCCCACGTGGAAGGCGGATGGTACAAGAGACTGTGGAATTCTCCCTTTGAGATTCCTCAGGACACGCTGGGCGAGGCTTATTCGGGCCCGCGTGCGTCAGCTTCATCGATTTATTTCCTGCTTCATGCTGACGAGAGTTCGGATTGGCACACTGTGCTGTCCTCCGAAATCTGGCTGTATCATTCCGGCAGCCCGATCGTGCTTAGTCTGGGAGGCAACGGCGCAGAGCCGGAGAACGTAACGGAGGTTATCCTGGGTCTGGATATCGCTGCGGGCCAGCAGCCGCAGGTAGTGATTCCTCCAGGCGTATGGCAGGCCGCCCGCCCGCTGGGTGAAGAACCGGCACTCGTCTCCTGCATCGTATCGCCGGAGTTCCACTTTGACGATTTCAAGCTGATTGACAAGAAATAA
- a CDS encoding NfeD family protein — MSMWVLWLIAAGVLFVVEMFTFTFYLLWLSLGALAAGLVALVLPDAWLLQVVAGSLLALALTFFTKPLSERLRNARGFKDTGTEIIGRQGLVVEPIEPGRYGQVKIGGDTWSATSTVALGKGQQVIVVRRSTTIIEVERWGDMY; from the coding sequence ATGAGTATGTGGGTATTGTGGTTGATTGCCGCTGGCGTCTTGTTTGTTGTAGAGATGTTTACGTTTACATTCTATTTGTTATGGCTTAGCCTGGGAGCCTTGGCTGCCGGACTGGTTGCGCTTGTGCTGCCGGATGCATGGCTGCTGCAGGTCGTAGCGGGTTCGCTGTTAGCTCTGGCCCTGACGTTCTTCACCAAGCCATTGTCTGAGCGGTTGCGCAATGCGCGGGGCTTCAAGGATACGGGTACCGAGATTATCGGCAGGCAAGGTCTGGTCGTTGAACCGATTGAGCCTGGCCGTTACGGGCAGGTCAAGATTGGCGGCGATACATGGAGTGCAACCTCAACAGTGGCACTGGGTAAGGGTCAGCAGGTAATTGTAGTAAGAAGAAGCACTACCATTATTGAAGTAGAACGATGGGGGGATATGTACTAA
- the rph gene encoding ribonuclease PH, with the protein MRSNGRNEDQLRPITITTQTNKYAEGSVIIEMGDTKVICTATVDEKVPPFLKGQGKGWVTAEYSMLPRATQTRNQREAARGKLTGRTMEIQRLIGRALRSVVNLQALGERSITLDCDVIQADGGTRTASITGAFVAMAFAMNKLALQNKLTVFPITDYLAAISVGVVGDKTLLDLNYEEDSKAKVDMNVVMTGSGAFVEVQGTGEERPFTRQELDQLLGLGEKGIYELIAVQKEVLGAIALKIPVGQPGQEV; encoded by the coding sequence ATGAGATCAAACGGACGCAACGAAGATCAGCTCCGGCCAATAACGATAACGACCCAGACCAACAAATATGCAGAAGGCTCCGTCATCATTGAGATGGGAGATACCAAGGTCATCTGTACGGCAACCGTGGATGAGAAGGTCCCGCCGTTTCTGAAGGGACAAGGCAAGGGCTGGGTAACCGCCGAATATTCGATGCTTCCCCGCGCGACCCAGACCCGCAACCAGCGTGAAGCCGCGCGCGGCAAGCTGACCGGGCGGACCATGGAAATCCAGCGCCTGATCGGACGGGCCCTGCGTTCGGTGGTGAATTTGCAGGCGCTCGGCGAACGCAGTATTACGCTGGACTGCGATGTAATTCAGGCAGACGGGGGAACGCGGACGGCTTCGATCACGGGTGCTTTTGTAGCGATGGCCTTTGCCATGAACAAGCTTGCCCTCCAGAATAAGCTGACGGTCTTCCCGATTACAGACTACCTGGCAGCCATTAGTGTGGGTGTCGTTGGCGACAAGACGCTGCTCGACCTGAATTATGAAGAGGATTCCAAGGCGAAGGTGGATATGAATGTGGTCATGACGGGCAGCGGCGCTTTCGTTGAGGTTCAGGGCACGGGCGAAGAGCGCCCGTTCACCCGCCAGGAGCTGGACCAGCTGCTGGGTCTCGGAGAGAAGGGGATCTATGAGCTGATCGCTGTGCAAAAAGAAGTCCTCGGCGCCATCGCGCTCAAAATCCCTGTCGGCCAGCCCGGTCAAGAGGTGTAG